CCCGGTGGAAGTCCAGTCACTCAAATGTTGATCATGATCCAAACAATCTGCGAGCATAGAAAACATTCAGCCAGTTAGAAAAGCATGTTTTGATTTAACAGTGTCAAAAAGTCAACAGTGAGATTATTCTTTAAAGGATCAGGCCGGTGTTAtcatattttttccattttgtcaaGAAAATCCCgcaaaataaccaaaacagaGCATTAGTattcccttcccttccctgtTTGTAGCACTCAACTCCAAGCCCATTAGTTAATACTGAAGATGCAAAGCTTCAAAAATGACATCAGCtagtgcaacagtgtggctcatcaatgtgtttttagctgtgTCTTTAGCTATGAAGCTGTGtctaaaatgaataaaatacatCAGTCTTAAGCTTCACAAACACTACTGATTGGTAGGATAGTTCATCGTTGGCTATGTtcctttcatgggatttgttgacagtaaaaagtataaaaaaaattGCCAGATTTATTCTTTTAAGTAATATTTCGGGACAGAAACTGCCATAACCACATTAGCACAAAAGTTTAAGTGTTTCTCCAGATGTTACAGCTTGTTCAACATCACATCCGACTTTTACTTGTCTAAAGCTACATGACCAGCATCAGCTAAAAGGCAGTGACTCACAGGATCATGCAGAACATGATGAAGATGTTCCACAGAGCGATGAAGATCCGAAAGTATCGCAGGCTGAGCAGAAACTCTCTTATGTTGTCACCTGAAAGACAGGCTGATTATTCATCTGGCAATGCTTTGAGAACTATAGACACCTGTGAAACAGTTTTTCTTGAActagcacagacagacagacagacgtacgtgtgtacacacacacacacacacacacacacacacacacacacacacacacacctgttgtcGGTCCTCTGGACTCATCTCCAAATCCTTGAGACTCCTTCCTTTTCCTGTAAAACATCCACCATTAGCCAactaaactttcattttgtcttgttgTAGCTCTGATGGGTGCTTTTAACAGGGTGATTCATGACTTTGACCGTAACGTTAATACTCACAGCTTGAAATTCAGCACAGCCCCTGCATTCACCAGCAAGGTCCTAGAGGGGACAGAGACACAACTGTTTGTTGACAGGTAGATCATAGTGTTATCTACCTgctgagctaacgttagctggtGAGCTGGCACTAGCGCGGAGCTAGCTTGTTATTTAGCTTGATACGCCGCTATCTAACTGACAATACAatgcacattaacacacacacacagagagaagattTTGATTACATATAACTGTACCAGTAGGTGAAATGTGCCAAAAACCGAACAAGTTACCCGAATATCAACAAATCTCCGATCATTTTGGTCAGATCACATCACAGAGACGCCTCACTTCCGTGTTCAGCAACGCAATCGGGAATGTGACCAATAACGCATCAGTACCCCGAGGAGTATTTGGGTATAATTCATCCTCTTGTTCGACTGTCAGGCTTTGGCAGACTGCGTAACCCTGACGTTTCCGGCAAATCAAAAGGCCACAATTTAgtttcagccacagcagaaaTAGATGGTATAGGTTGAGGTCAGAGACACTGTTGGTGAATGAGACGGAAGATGTAAAGAAGGCAGAAAAGTCTGTCTGAAAGTCTAAACTTAGGAAATAGAGATACCACTATAATACCGTACCCGGGTAACGTGCGCCACCTGCTGACAAGAAACGTAATAGCAGGTTCAGACCTGCAGAACTTCATTTACTATTTGTTAtacttgtttgcttgtttttaaatgcacagaaataaaatatagaagataaataatataaaacaaattTGCAAAAAAGTTCAAATTTCAAAACACATCCAAGATGGGAGTATTGATAAGATATATAGTCACAGAGAGCACATGGTTGCTGTTAGCACAATTGACAGAAAAATTCAATTAGGTCGGACAAGACATCTCCAACTTTTATGatactaaaaaagaaaaaaaagaaaaaaaaatcaacaatcaataaactttattttaatgtatCTATTTATTTCAGGCGGACACCAAACTTTAAGTATCTGAAATTCATCtcaaaacattttgaataatGTCAAAAAATGAGCCGAATAAGGACAAAAATATCAAGAAAGAGTAAGActttcacagacacagatgcaTTTAAAACAAGCATTAATCTTAACTGCATCCATGAATGGAGGAGCTGAAAATAAGGGTGTAAAGGATGTGAATTCAGATGGCAAAAAGGACATTCTTCTTTCAGCTCCTGAAAATCATTTCAGGACACACGGTTGTCAATGTTGTGGTTTTGGGGCcccctggtggtggtggaggtcaTTGCTCTGATTATTCTCCTCAAGAATTCAACGCAACATAATAAAATAcatcaatcaaatcaatttCAAAATATGTAAAATCGGGCGGCTGTGTATTTACGTAGGTTTGGCGTTACTGCGCCTTTAATAGCAACATCTGTGCGTCATCTGGATGAATGTAAACAGCCGCTGATATCACC
The Chaetodon auriga isolate fChaAug3 chromosome 3, fChaAug3.hap1, whole genome shotgun sequence DNA segment above includes these coding regions:
- the smim7 gene encoding small integral membrane protein 7, coding for MIGDLLIFGTLLVNAGAVLNFKLKRKESQGFGDESRGPTTGDNIREFLLSLRYFRIFIALWNIFIMFCMILLFGS